One Alkaliphilus sp. B6464 genomic window carries:
- the pdhA gene encoding pyruvate dehydrogenase (acetyl-transferring) E1 component subunit alpha, which translates to MLFKNYNPLDKKMFQIMDENSNIKNEEYMPDLNKEELLTMYENMIQTREADLKALMYQRQGRMLTYAPNIGQEAAQVGSAFALEKKDWMVPSFRELGAWLTRGADLKMIYLYWYGNEFGSHIPEDLKILPVSVPIASHLNHAVGISWASTLQGKDEVSIAYFGDGATSQGDFHEAMNWAGAFNTPTVFLCQNNQFAISVPRGSQTSSETIAQKAVAYGMPGIQVDGNDILAMYVATKTAIERARRGEGPTLIEAYTYRIGAHTTSDDPTRYRTDDEVEVWKKKDPIDRMKKYLIDKGYLNEEENDRLVEKCGKIAEEAFKYVETNGKTKLDDIFKYHYKEITPQLLEQMEEYKEFLNERGEL; encoded by the coding sequence ATGCTTTTTAAAAATTATAATCCATTGGATAAAAAGATGTTTCAAATTATGGACGAAAATTCTAACATTAAAAATGAAGAGTACATGCCAGATTTAAATAAGGAAGAACTATTAACGATGTATGAAAATATGATACAAACTAGAGAGGCAGATTTAAAAGCCCTTATGTATCAAAGACAGGGAAGAATGCTTACCTATGCACCTAATATTGGGCAAGAGGCAGCTCAAGTAGGCAGTGCTTTTGCGCTGGAAAAGAAAGATTGGATGGTGCCATCTTTTAGAGAGCTTGGAGCATGGCTAACTAGAGGAGCAGATCTTAAAATGATATATCTTTACTGGTACGGTAATGAGTTTGGTAGCCATATTCCAGAAGACTTAAAAATTTTACCGGTATCAGTACCTATTGCAAGTCACCTTAACCATGCCGTAGGTATATCATGGGCATCTACACTACAAGGCAAGGATGAAGTATCTATTGCTTATTTTGGTGATGGTGCAACTTCTCAAGGAGATTTTCACGAAGCTATGAATTGGGCCGGAGCCTTTAATACACCAACAGTATTTTTATGCCAAAATAACCAGTTTGCGATTTCTGTTCCTAGAGGAAGTCAAACTAGTTCAGAAACAATTGCCCAAAAAGCAGTTGCATATGGAATGCCCGGAATACAAGTGGATGGTAATGATATATTAGCTATGTATGTTGCAACGAAAACAGCTATAGAAAGAGCTAGAAGAGGTGAAGGACCAACATTAATTGAAGCCTACACCTATCGCATTGGAGCCCACACAACTAGCGATGATCCCACACGTTATAGAACAGATGATGAAGTTGAAGTTTGGAAGAAGAAAGATCCTATAGATAGAATGAAAAAATATTTAATAGATAAAGGATATTTGAATGAGGAAGAAAACGATAGATTAGTTGAAAAGTGCGGAAAGATAGCAGAGGAAGCTTTTAAATATGTAGAAACTAACGGAAAGACAAAACTGGATGATATATTTAAATATCATTATAAGGAAATAACACCTCAATTATTAGAGCAGATGGAAGAATATAAAGAATTTTTAAATGAGAGAGGTGAATTATAA
- a CDS encoding stalk domain-containing protein, which yields MKKAWALALAALLALPLVVPTNVNAADPEPALEGPGVKSAVVFNNGEKLTLEEKTTIKGGRVFVPLKELTEKFGLHIKYDAATHTAYILDKEDATLAKAEKGESMNLFRNDVKLETIVDVNEENQSFVSAADFAEALGRYYYEDTLSNSLYMFDDAAPMKDGEYVAAGLASKGWVPQVNLTVKGGKIESVVYNEYNAEGNGKKTDEAYNTSWQAKYPEVILSEKIDTLQSDLVAKQDPNKVDVTTGATGTHKSFVALTKKAMAQAKAASVSKAVNFDYKDGKYVVVGLTDSRGWTPQVDMEVKDGKIISVEYTALNDKGESKRLDGAGYVTNWKNKYEGVDPVAIIAEREAQLIKTQDPNMVDVATGATGWGDDLKLFTVGALNQARMSDIEVTEGSTIYVFHGEPTAKSAYYVQLLALAKDNEILDVDYVEYQTGSDLAKPHNPTYIQNWASRTPDVLQGRNQLDIREEMQDFLLNNKTVEGIDTITGASNWRKGIVELGPKAVKMIEK from the coding sequence ATGAAAAAAGCGTGGGCATTAGCGTTAGCGGCATTGCTAGCTTTACCATTAGTAGTACCAACAAATGTAAATGCTGCAGATCCAGAACCAGCATTAGAAGGTCCTGGAGTTAAGAGTGCTGTTGTTTTCAACAATGGTGAAAAACTTACTTTAGAAGAAAAGACAACAATCAAAGGTGGACGTGTATTTGTTCCTCTGAAAGAGTTAACTGAAAAATTTGGTCTACATATTAAATACGATGCGGCTACACATACTGCGTATATTTTGGACAAAGAAGATGCAACACTTGCAAAGGCTGAAAAGGGCGAATCTATGAACCTTTTTAGAAACGATGTAAAGCTTGAAACAATTGTAGATGTTAACGAAGAAAACCAATCATTTGTTTCAGCTGCTGATTTTGCAGAAGCTTTAGGAAGATATTACTATGAAGATACATTAAGTAATAGCTTATACATGTTTGATGATGCAGCTCCGATGAAAGATGGGGAATATGTAGCTGCTGGCTTAGCAAGTAAAGGATGGGTTCCACAAGTTAACCTAACCGTTAAAGGTGGAAAAATTGAATCTGTAGTTTACAACGAGTATAATGCTGAAGGAAATGGTAAAAAAACTGACGAAGCTTATAATACAAGCTGGCAAGCAAAGTATCCAGAAGTAATTCTTTCAGAGAAGATAGATACATTACAAAGTGATTTGGTTGCTAAGCAAGATCCAAACAAAGTAGATGTGACAACTGGTGCGACAGGAACGCATAAAAGCTTTGTAGCTTTAACTAAAAAGGCAATGGCTCAAGCTAAAGCTGCAAGTGTAAGCAAAGCAGTAAACTTTGATTATAAAGACGGTAAATATGTTGTTGTTGGATTAACAGATTCCAGGGGATGGACACCACAAGTTGACATGGAAGTTAAAGATGGAAAAATTATTTCTGTAGAATATACAGCACTTAATGATAAAGGTGAAAGTAAAAGATTAGATGGAGCAGGATATGTAACTAATTGGAAAAATAAATATGAGGGTGTAGACCCAGTTGCAATTATTGCTGAAAGAGAAGCTCAATTAATTAAAACTCAAGATCCAAACATGGTAGATGTAGCAACAGGTGCTACAGGCTGGGGAGATGACTTAAAGCTTTTCACAGTTGGAGCATTAAATCAAGCTAGAATGTCTGACATCGAAGTAACAGAAGGTTCTACTATTTATGTATTCCATGGTGAACCTACAGCTAAAAGTGCATATTATGTACAGTTATTAGCTCTTGCTAAAGATAATGAAATTCTAGATGTAGATTATGTAGAATATCAAACAGGATCAGATTTGGCTAAGCCTCACAACCCAACTTACATTCAAAATTGGGCTAGTAGAACACCTGATGTACTTCAAGGAAGAAATCAATTAGATATCAGAGAGGAAATGCAAGACTTCCTATTAAACAACAAAACTGTTGAAGGAATCGATACTATTACAGGGGCTTCTAACTGGAGAAAAGGTATCGTAGAATTAGGACCTAAAGCAGTAAAAATGATTGAAAAATAA
- the lpdA gene encoding dihydrolipoyl dehydrogenase — MKNYDVIILGAGPGGYVAAIRAAQLGAAVALIEKESIGGVCLNWGCIPTKTLLKSAKTYQNILHGEFYGIEGIEPDKIKVNWRAMVDRKDKVVEKLVSGIEVLLKGNKIDIYKGFGEFIDKNHIKVGDETLYGKNMIIATGTSPKAPNIPGIKESIDNGYMITAKGLLSMEELPKSMVILGGGVIAVEFATLMNALNVDVTLIQRSGRILSGMDAEMANTLTRQLKKSKVKVVTNTSLKAIDGKKVIVELKGKEEIFEAEKILLSLGTTPNLDGLQKLDLKVGSSGIETNEKMETNIEGVYAIGDINGKYSLAHVASAEGIVAVENAMGGNEILNYNVIPSCVYTFPELASVGLTEEEAIEKGLDIVVNKFPVNANGKAMAEGDTIGFLKIIANKEYGEVLGVHIMASTATDMISEAVMIMELEGTAEDIAKAVHPHPTLSEMMMESAHGILGYPIHSLNRGK, encoded by the coding sequence GTGAAAAACTATGATGTAATAATATTAGGTGCAGGACCTGGGGGATATGTAGCTGCTATTAGAGCTGCACAATTAGGTGCTGCTGTAGCATTAATAGAGAAAGAATCTATTGGTGGAGTTTGTTTAAATTGGGGATGCATACCTACAAAAACCCTTTTAAAAAGTGCGAAAACCTATCAGAATATTTTACATGGAGAGTTTTATGGTATTGAAGGAATAGAGCCAGACAAAATAAAAGTAAATTGGCGGGCAATGGTAGATCGAAAAGATAAAGTAGTAGAAAAACTAGTTAGCGGTATAGAAGTATTACTTAAAGGTAATAAAATAGACATATATAAAGGTTTTGGAGAGTTTATTGACAAAAATCATATTAAAGTAGGAGACGAAACACTATATGGAAAAAATATGATAATTGCTACAGGTACAAGTCCAAAAGCTCCTAATATTCCAGGAATTAAGGAGTCTATTGATAATGGCTATATGATTACAGCTAAAGGACTACTTTCTATGGAGGAACTACCAAAATCTATGGTTATACTTGGTGGAGGAGTTATAGCTGTTGAGTTTGCTACTTTAATGAATGCTCTAAATGTAGATGTAACGTTGATTCAGCGATCTGGTAGAATACTGTCTGGTATGGATGCTGAAATGGCTAATACTTTAACTAGACAATTAAAGAAAAGCAAGGTAAAGGTTGTTACAAATACATCCTTAAAGGCTATTGATGGCAAAAAGGTAATTGTAGAATTAAAAGGTAAAGAAGAAATTTTTGAGGCAGAAAAAATTCTTTTATCTCTTGGAACTACACCTAATTTAGATGGATTACAAAAGCTAGATCTTAAAGTAGGATCTAGTGGAATAGAAACAAATGAGAAAATGGAAACTAATATTGAGGGAGTATATGCTATTGGAGATATAAATGGAAAATACAGCTTGGCTCATGTTGCTAGTGCAGAAGGAATAGTAGCAGTTGAAAATGCTATGGGTGGTAATGAAATACTTAATTATAATGTAATACCATCTTGTGTATATACTTTTCCAGAACTAGCTTCAGTAGGATTAACTGAAGAAGAGGCAATAGAGAAGGGACTCGATATTGTTGTAAACAAGTTTCCAGTTAATGCTAATGGTAAAGCTATGGCTGAAGGAGATACTATTGGTTTTCTAAAAATTATAGCAAACAAAGAATATGGAGAAGTATTAGGCGTCCATATTATGGCTTCTACTGCTACAGATATGATATCAGAAGCTGTTATGATAATGGAGTTAGAAGGAACAGCGGAAGATATTGCTAAGGCAGTTCATCCACATCCTACTTTGTCCGAGATGATGATGGAGAGTGCCCATGGTATATTGGGATATCCTATACATTCACTAAATAGAGGTAAGTGA
- a CDS encoding FMN-binding protein produces the protein MKKRLALALVATLAMGVFVGCSKPAPKAEAYKDGTYEGVGEGYKGDIKVSVEVKDGKISNVAIVEQEETEGLGDTAAEEVAKKIVEAQSTEVEAVSGATGSSNGTMEAAKDALSKAK, from the coding sequence ATGAAAAAAAGATTAGCATTGGCATTAGTTGCTACATTAGCAATGGGAGTATTTGTAGGATGTTCTAAGCCAGCACCAAAGGCAGAAGCATACAAAGATGGTACTTATGAAGGTGTAGGAGAAGGTTACAAAGGAGATATCAAAGTAAGTGTAGAAGTTAAAGATGGTAAAATCAGCAACGTTGCAATAGTAGAACAAGAAGAAACAGAAGGTCTTGGTGATACTGCAGCAGAAGAAGTAGCTAAAAAAATTGTTGAAGCTCAATCTACAGAAGTAGAAGCAGTATCTGGCGCAACAGGTTCAAGTAACGGAACTATGGAAGCTGCTAAGGATGCATTAAGCAAAGCTAAATAG
- a CDS encoding response regulator has translation MITYKILILDFGENSSTDMKNLLRKHGYEVVQRSIEDSYIENILKEMPHIVLINCFSDDKKTIKVCNVLKKDEYTRRIPIITTINSHNIEQKKKCISLGIDDYITYPLEEEDFILRIKNQTKLIEVQRQLTMCQNALEESLDMVEKQKNELEINLSLASKIQEALIPKSLGNIPNCSFTWTYQPSGRVGGDIFDVFMLDDDHLGLYMIDVMGHGVASSMLAVTLSETLILDVDRGSPLKRKINYPPYYEIISPLEVVNYLNKRFPFVKYNHYFTIFYMVLNIKTGVMKYVRAGHPTPLLVKDTGKIIELDAYGTPVGFEFSEGYEEKTVYFDSGDSLIIYTDGLMEVKDEAGNPIEYEGIVNYIQRETDFVNGHLTMELNKLVRSQSSLKDDLSILEMRWIKFI, from the coding sequence ATGATTACTTATAAAATTCTTATACTTGATTTCGGAGAAAATTCATCTACAGATATGAAGAACTTACTTAGAAAGCACGGATATGAGGTAGTACAAAGATCTATAGAAGATAGTTACATAGAGAATATATTAAAAGAAATGCCCCATATCGTTTTAATAAATTGTTTTTCCGATGATAAAAAAACAATAAAAGTATGTAATGTCTTGAAAAAGGACGAGTATACAAGAAGAATACCTATTATCACAACAATTAATTCCCATAATATAGAGCAAAAGAAAAAGTGTATTTCATTAGGAATAGATGACTATATAACCTATCCTTTAGAAGAAGAGGATTTTATTTTAAGAATAAAAAACCAGACTAAATTAATAGAAGTGCAAAGACAATTAACTATGTGCCAAAATGCCTTAGAAGAAAGTTTAGATATGGTTGAAAAGCAAAAAAATGAGTTAGAAATAAATCTAAGCTTAGCTTCAAAGATACAAGAGGCTCTTATACCTAAGTCTCTTGGAAACATACCTAATTGTTCCTTCACTTGGACTTATCAACCATCGGGAAGGGTTGGTGGAGATATATTTGACGTTTTTATGCTCGATGATGATCATCTTGGTTTATATATGATTGATGTTATGGGTCACGGAGTTGCTTCTTCCATGTTAGCTGTTACATTATCAGAAACATTAATTCTAGATGTAGATAGAGGATCACCTTTGAAAAGAAAGATAAACTATCCGCCATATTATGAAATTATATCGCCACTGGAAGTTGTTAATTATTTAAACAAGAGATTTCCTTTTGTAAAGTATAATCATTACTTTACTATATTTTATATGGTTTTAAACATAAAAACAGGGGTAATGAAGTATGTAAGAGCTGGCCATCCTACTCCTTTGCTAGTGAAAGATACAGGTAAAATAATAGAATTAGATGCGTATGGTACTCCAGTAGGTTTTGAATTTAGTGAGGGCTATGAGGAGAAAACAGTATACTTTGACTCAGGAGATAGTCTAATTATTTACACAGATGGTTTGATGGAAGTAAAGGATGAAGCTGGTAATCCAATTGAATATGAGGGTATCGTTAATTATATTCAAAGAGAAACAGACTTTGTTAATGGGCACTTAACTATGGAATTAAATAAATTAGTAAGATCACAATCTAGTTTAAAGGATGATTTGTCAATACTAGAGATGCGTTGGATAAAGTTTATTTAG
- a CDS encoding alpha-ketoacid dehydrogenase subunit beta — MTTINLLQAVNLTLKQEMARDQRIIVFGEDVGYEGGVFRATVDLQKEFGKDRCMDSPLSESSIVGVGIGMAINGMLPVVEMQFMGFSYPAFNQIISHVARMRNRSRGRFSVPMVIRMPYGGGIRALEHHSESTEAIYSHIPGLKVVIPSTPYDAKGLLAAAIRDEDPVIFLEPKRIYRAFKQEVPDEEYIIPIGKANVVREGKDITLISWGAMMREALKAADLAKDKGISVEVIDLRTISPIDRDTIIESVKKTGRVVIVHEAAKTLGVGAELISIINEKAFLYLEAPPLRVTGFDTPFPLPQGEHHYLPSPERIFNKIMETVNYLT, encoded by the coding sequence ATGACCACAATCAATTTATTACAAGCTGTTAATTTAACATTAAAACAAGAGATGGCAAGAGATCAAAGAATTATTGTATTTGGTGAGGATGTAGGATATGAGGGTGGTGTATTTAGAGCAACTGTAGATTTACAGAAGGAATTTGGAAAAGACCGTTGCATGGATTCACCATTATCAGAGTCTTCAATTGTAGGAGTAGGAATTGGTATGGCGATTAACGGAATGTTGCCAGTAGTAGAAATGCAATTTATGGGATTCTCTTACCCTGCTTTTAATCAAATAATTAGCCATGTTGCCAGAATGCGGAACAGATCTAGAGGTAGGTTTAGTGTTCCTATGGTGATAAGAATGCCTTATGGTGGAGGAATTAGAGCGCTGGAACACCACTCCGAAAGCACAGAAGCTATATATTCACATATTCCAGGACTAAAGGTAGTTATACCATCTACTCCTTATGATGCAAAAGGATTATTGGCTGCTGCAATTAGAGATGAGGATCCAGTAATTTTCTTAGAACCAAAACGTATTTATAGAGCATTTAAACAAGAGGTACCTGATGAGGAGTATATTATACCAATTGGTAAAGCTAATGTAGTAAGGGAAGGCAAGGATATAACTCTAATTTCCTGGGGTGCCATGATGCGGGAAGCTTTAAAAGCTGCTGATCTAGCTAAGGATAAAGGTATTAGTGTTGAAGTAATTGACCTACGGACAATATCACCGATTGATAGGGATACCATTATTGAATCAGTTAAAAAGACAGGAAGGGTAGTTATTGTACATGAGGCGGCAAAAACTTTGGGAGTAGGCGCTGAATTAATTTCTATTATTAATGAAAAGGCATTTCTATATTTAGAAGCTCCTCCACTTAGAGTAACTGGCTTCGATACTCCTTTCCCATTGCCTCAGGGAGAGCATCATTACCTACCAAGTCCAGAAAGAATATTTAATAAGATTATGGAAACTGTCAACTACTTGACATAA
- a CDS encoding FMN-binding protein: MKKKLALALVVALTIGVFAGCSKPSKETSGNFTDGEYEGVGEGFKGDIKVSVKVENGKITNIGIIEIDETPGIGDEGVKETIKKIIEAQSTEVDTHSGATISSNGTMEAVAVALGLKEAKIAEKPVEDAKPDPEPMTFVDGIYEGSAKGFKSDIKVKVIVEGSKITSIDTLEIGETEGIGDDASKEIIDNVIKFQSTEVDAKSGATVSSNATIEAILNALNSEPTKETAEETAKPAEKSADKPAEKPADKPAEKSAEKPADKPAEKPTEKPADKPAEKPAEPAEPAASGYKDGTYVGKGEGFYGDIEIKVTIKDGKITAATINKMDETEGVGDVAVKKIAEQVVSKQTGDIAVVSGATISSEGAIKAVKDALGQAK; this comes from the coding sequence ATGAAAAAAAAATTAGCCTTAGCATTAGTAGTTGCATTAACAATTGGAGTATTTGCAGGTTGTTCTAAGCCATCGAAAGAGACTTCTGGTAATTTTACTGATGGTGAATATGAAGGCGTTGGTGAAGGCTTTAAAGGAGACATCAAAGTAAGTGTTAAAGTTGAGAATGGCAAAATTACAAATATAGGTATTATTGAAATTGATGAGACGCCTGGTATTGGCGATGAAGGTGTAAAAGAAACTATTAAAAAAATTATTGAAGCACAATCAACAGAAGTGGATACACATTCTGGTGCTACAATTTCAAGCAATGGAACTATGGAAGCAGTAGCAGTGGCATTAGGTTTGAAAGAAGCTAAGATTGCAGAAAAACCTGTAGAAGATGCTAAACCTGATCCAGAGCCTATGACATTTGTTGATGGAATATATGAAGGATCTGCAAAGGGATTTAAGTCTGACATCAAAGTAAAAGTTATAGTAGAAGGAAGTAAAATTACAAGTATTGATACCTTAGAGATTGGCGAGACAGAAGGAATTGGTGACGACGCCTCTAAAGAAATTATTGATAATGTAATTAAGTTTCAGTCAACAGAAGTAGATGCAAAATCTGGAGCGACAGTTTCAAGTAATGCTACTATTGAAGCTATATTAAATGCTTTAAATAGTGAACCTACTAAAGAAACTGCAGAAGAGACAGCAAAACCAGCAGAAAAGTCTGCCGATAAGCCAGCGGAAAAACCTGCTGATAAGCCGGCAGAAAAATCAGCAGAAAAGCCTGCTGATAAGCCAGCAGAAAAACCGACAGAGAAACCTGCTGATAAGCCAGCGGAAAAACCTGCTGAACCTGCTGAACCAGCTGCAAGTGGTTATAAAGATGGAACATATGTAGGAAAAGGTGAAGGATTTTACGGCGATATCGAAATAAAGGTTACTATAAAAGATGGAAAGATCACAGCAGCTACTATAAATAAGATGGATGAAACAGAAGGTGTAGGAGACGTAGCTGTTAAAAAAATTGCTGAGCAAGTTGTATCAAAACAAACAGGTGATATAGCTGTAGTATCTGGTGCTACAATTTCAAGTGAAGGTGCAATTAAAGCTGTAAAGGATGCATTAGGCCAAGCGAAATAG
- a CDS encoding FAD:protein FMN transferase translates to MINNKKSNILLLFLIISITLAGCTSNKSPKELTLVKQEQLILGTFGSISAYSNSEKEGNEAISKAYDRIKEIENLMSTSIEGSDVYNMNKKAGVEAIAVNPSTMEVLLEGLEYSSITKEAFNIGLGSLIELWGIGKDSQKVPTSEEIADAKKHIDLNKLELSKENNTAFIKDHKMLVDLGGIAKGYAVDESIRILRENGIKSGVVNLGGDVYALGTKTDGSEWRIGINNPEIGSSNSIARISISDKSVVTSGDYERYFIENGVRYHHIIDPKTGIPANNGLVSVTIVSDKSIDGDVLSTASFILGLDEGLKLIESRPGVEGLLITKDRQVYVSSGLKDAVEILDNNFKIAN, encoded by the coding sequence ATGATAAATAATAAGAAATCAAACATATTGCTATTATTTCTAATAATATCTATAACATTAGCAGGTTGTACTTCTAATAAATCACCTAAAGAATTAACCCTTGTTAAACAGGAGCAGTTAATCTTAGGTACCTTTGGATCAATTAGTGCCTATAGTAATTCTGAAAAGGAAGGGAATGAAGCTATTTCTAAGGCTTATGATCGCATAAAAGAAATTGAAAATCTAATGAGCACTTCTATAGAAGGCAGCGATGTATATAATATGAACAAAAAAGCTGGGGTTGAAGCTATAGCTGTTAATCCTTCTACTATGGAAGTACTGTTAGAAGGTCTTGAATATTCTTCTATAACTAAAGAGGCTTTTAATATTGGTCTTGGCTCGCTAATAGAGCTTTGGGGAATAGGAAAGGACTCGCAGAAAGTTCCTACATCAGAAGAAATAGCAGATGCAAAAAAACATATAGACTTAAATAAACTGGAACTTTCAAAGGAAAATAATACTGCTTTTATTAAAGATCATAAAATGTTAGTGGATCTAGGTGGTATTGCAAAGGGATATGCGGTCGATGAAAGTATTCGTATTCTAAGAGAAAATGGAATTAAAAGCGGTGTTGTTAATTTAGGTGGAGATGTATATGCCCTAGGTACAAAAACCGATGGTAGCGAATGGAGAATTGGTATTAATAATCCTGAAATTGGATCGAGTAATTCCATTGCCCGTATTTCTATATCTGATAAATCTGTAGTTACTTCTGGAGATTACGAGAGATACTTTATCGAAAATGGAGTAAGGTACCACCATATTATAGATCCTAAAACTGGCATTCCGGCAAATAATGGTCTAGTAAGTGTAACTATTGTTTCAGATAAGTCTATAGATGGAGATGTCCTTTCAACCGCTTCATTTATATTAGGTTTAGATGAGGGACTAAAATTAATAGAAAGTCGTCCAGGTGTAGAAGGTTTGCTAATTACTAAAGACAGACAAGTATATGTTTCTTCA
- a CDS encoding dihydrolipoamide acetyltransferase family protein: MFKFKFPDIGEGITEGILTKWLVKVGDNIKEGDSLFEVETDKVTTEIPSPASGIIDKLNGEEGEVIYVGNVVVEIVTDNKGESAIDILEEGQTVKSEKVEEENAGVVGALEVSNEIMESSTEGRNTEVKEELKKKVLATPMARKIAHDLNININEIIGTGPQGRVMKADIQNEYNVQDNKLKDNENIIVDNKENISANVKENTIAGYEQRIKLTSLRRTIAKNMAKSMYTAPHALCMDEVDVTELVNYREKVKNLFIDDKDIKFTYLPFIIKAVTLALKDNPKFNAQLDEENDEYIIKKYYNIGIAVDTEDGLVVPIIRNADKIGMLELMEESIRLSKAARDKKLKLDEIKGSTFTITNFGSLGLSTGMPIINYPEVAILGVGKIEQKPVVIDGEIVIRWILPLALSIDHRVLDGGDAGRFIDSLKTYITNPDRLILY, encoded by the coding sequence ATGTTTAAATTTAAGTTCCCAGACATTGGGGAAGGAATAACGGAAGGAATATTAACTAAGTGGTTAGTTAAGGTAGGAGATAATATAAAGGAAGGAGACTCTTTATTCGAGGTCGAAACAGACAAAGTAACCACAGAGATTCCATCTCCCGCTTCAGGTATAATAGATAAACTGAATGGGGAAGAAGGGGAAGTCATATATGTTGGAAATGTAGTGGTAGAGATTGTAACTGATAATAAAGGTGAAAGTGCTATAGACATATTAGAAGAAGGGCAAACTGTAAAGTCTGAAAAAGTTGAAGAGGAAAATGCAGGTGTTGTAGGTGCTTTGGAAGTATCAAATGAAATAATGGAAAGTAGTACAGAAGGCAGAAATACAGAGGTTAAGGAAGAACTAAAGAAAAAGGTATTAGCTACACCAATGGCTCGAAAGATAGCTCACGATTTAAATATTAATATTAATGAAATTATTGGAACAGGTCCACAAGGTAGGGTAATGAAGGCTGATATCCAAAATGAATATAATGTACAAGATAACAAATTAAAGGATAATGAAAATATTATTGTAGATAATAAAGAAAATATAAGTGCTAATGTTAAGGAAAATACAATAGCAGGATATGAACAAAGAATTAAACTCACTTCCTTAAGAAGAACTATTGCAAAAAATATGGCAAAGTCAATGTATACAGCTCCACATGCATTATGTATGGATGAAGTTGATGTAACAGAGCTTGTAAATTATAGAGAAAAGGTAAAAAATTTATTTATAGACGATAAGGATATTAAGTTTACCTATTTACCATTTATTATAAAGGCCGTAACACTTGCATTAAAGGATAATCCCAAATTTAATGCTCAGCTAGATGAAGAAAATGATGAGTATATCATTAAAAAATATTACAATATAGGTATAGCGGTTGATACAGAAGATGGTTTAGTTGTTCCTATAATAAGAAATGCGGATAAAATTGGTATGTTAGAATTGATGGAGGAAAGTATCCGTCTTAGTAAAGCAGCTAGAGATAAGAAACTAAAGCTTGATGAGATTAAAGGAAGTACATTTACAATAACTAATTTTGGCTCATTAGGTCTAAGTACTGGAATGCCGATTATTAACTACCCAGAGGTAGCTATTTTAGGAGTTGGAAAAATTGAGCAAAAACCAGTTGTAATTGATGGTGAGATTGTAATTAGGTGGATATTGCCATTAGCATTATCTATAGATCATAGGGTGCTAGATGGAGGAGATGCAGGAAGGTTCATAGATTCATTGAAAACATATATAACAAATCCAGATAGACTTATTTTGTATTAA